The Linepithema humile isolate Giens D197 chromosome 7, Lhum_UNIL_v1.0, whole genome shotgun sequence genome has a window encoding:
- the IA-2 gene encoding receptor-type tyrosine-protein phosphatase N2 isoform X2, giving the protein MGRKRWWRGGLVELLVVLRILHHAVVLADGDVGCLFSDNVCDPQTENCFNDLAFGKCISRYRDLENDDLYQYNLDVGELELLRLQLEKLESDGYKWKHPFTQCIMQTSLRNLRYGMLPTFYDEQRLLPFNQESIEPVYRLESTNWRGDKSDRVSINDERYEDEYRKSLNDVGEQIYPPRTRRYSFVDRYGNGDVEDTLADARLPEDNDENLYDAQLLSADALQFLPDEKSTDYTLLKPFPDDEKDEREYEREFSRKYKHRKKQPRLEFLNGDASTRVDGANGMMIKHNDEDLDYEDGGTDEAALEEIEGSETDGSDASKTSSMYTEGGIEQSLEHKAAPDAVGTSYDEMFDDDDLDALLWQRELAGFKRRERLDVKKPGPPFSTNNYAFKTQSPSAPVDKDYAGADDEDNNEVYAPFTKKELRSNSHKASHEPPTTYKNVDLDYVYIEFEQEFHKWEQGAHVVTKIEEFLGLQPGTLRDIRVGRAEVTFKVSQNDKNLNATDVVSSIDDIRGKLRNSLGFQVLRAGIGNKAKLPASLEVGEGGVSSTLFGALVAAGVAAATAAAVVTLIIARRHAKCRAKLAGLTTPDPEASKDYQDLCRARMQAKQPNEKVESPRITSLSRESEFGNLPSNRSSTSSWGEEPTLSNMDISTGHMVLSYMEDHLKNKDRLDQEWAALCAYEADPSSTEIAESEANAKQNRPGAALPYDHSRVVLNDLTNANNSDYINASTITDHDPRNPAYITTQGPLPQSTADFWQLVWEQGSVVIVMLTRLTEEGRAMCHRYWPEEGSELYHIYEVHLVSEHFWCDDYLVRSFYLKNLRTCETRTVTQFHFLSWPENSVPYSTKALLEFRRKVNKSYRGRSCPIVVHCSDGAGRTGTYCLIDMVLNRMTKGAKEIDIAATLEHIRDQRPNMVATKQQFEFVLMAVAEEVHAILKALPIPSNEKSAATTSAASGSSPPTKSEQ; this is encoded by the exons ATGGGCCGTAAACGGTGGTGGCGAGGTGGCTTGGTGGAGCTGCTGGTGGTGCTTCGTATCCTTCATCACGCCGTCGTTCTGGCTGACGGCGATGTTG GATGCCTATTCAGCGATAACGTATGCGATCCACAGACGGAGAACTGCTTCAACg ATCTGGCGTTCGGAAAATGTATATCACGGTACAGGGATTTAGAGAATGACGATTTGTACCA ATATAATCTCGATGTCGGCGAATTGGAGTTGCTGAGACTGCAATTGGAGAAACTGGAGTCCGACGGATACAAATGGAAGCATCCATTTACACAATGTATAATGCAAACCTCGTTACGTAATCTCCGATATGG catgTTACCGACTTTCTACGACGAACAACGACTGCTGCCGTTCAATCAGGAATCCATCGAACCTGTTTATAGACTTGAATCCACAAATTGGCGTGGCGACAAAAGCGACCGAGTTTCGATCAACGACGAGAGATACGAGGACGAGTACAGAAAATCGCTGAACGATGTGGGCGAGCAAATATATCCGCCGAGAACGCGCCGGTATAGTTTTGTCGATAGATACGGAAACGGCGACGTCGAGGACACTTTGGCGGACGCAAGATTGCCCGAGGACAACGACGAAAATCTTTACGACGCGCAGCTTTTGTCCGCCGACGCGCTTCAATTCCTGCCGGATGAGAAATCGACAGATTACACACTATTGAAGCCTTTTCCCGACGACGAGAAAGATGAGCGGGAATACGAGAGGGAGTTTTCCAGGAAGTACAAGCACCGAAAGAAACAACCGCGTTTGGAGTTTCTCAACGGCGACGCGTCGACGAGGGTGGACGGCGCAAACGGGATGATGATCAAGCATAACGACGAGGATCTCGATTATGAGGACGGCGGAACCGATGAAGCAGCTTTGGAGGAGATCGAGGGATCCGAAACGGATGGTTCGGATGCCTCGAAGACGAGCAGCATGTACACCGAGGGAGGAATCGAGCAATCTTTGGAGCACAAAGCTGCACCCGATGCGGTTG GAACTTCGTATGACGAGATGTTCGACGACGATGACTTGGACGCGCTTTTATGGCAGCGAGAACTAGCGGGGTTTAAACGTAGAGAACGTCTGGACGTCAAGAAACCTGGGCCGCCATTCTCGACGAATAATTACGCGTTTAAAACTCAATCTCCGTCCG ctcCCGTCGACAAAGATTATGCCGGGGCAGACGACGAGGAC AATAATGAAGTATACGCGCCGTTCACAAAGAAGGAGCTACGCAGTAACTCGCACAAAGCCAGCCACGAACCACCGACAACTTACAAGAACGTTGACCTGGATTACGTCTACATTGAGTTTGAACAGGAATTTCACAAGTGGGAACAAGGAGCGCATGTAGTTACCAAG ATCGAGGAATTCTTAGGATTGCAACCGGGTACTTTGAGAGACATACGAGTGGGCCGCGCGGAGGTTACTTTCAAAGTCAGTCAGAACGACAAGAACTTAAATGCTACTGACGTCGTCAGCAGCATCG atgACATACGTGGCAAATTACGCAATTCGCTGGGATTCCAAGTCCTTCGAGCCGGTATAGGCAACAAG GCTAAATTACCAGCCAGCCTGGAAGTAGGCGAGGGCGGAGTGAGTTCTACTTTGTTCGGAGCGCTGGTGGCCGCCGGAGTCGCGGCTGCGACCGCGGCCGCGGTGGTTACGCTGATAATCGCGCGTCGCCACGCTAAATGTCGCGCGAAGCTCGCCGGGCTGACCACCCCAGACCCGGAGGCGTCCAAGGACTATCAGGATCTGTGCAGGGCAAGGATGCAAGCAAAGCAGCCGAACGAGAAGGTGGAATCGCCGCGCATCACGAGTCTATCACGCGAGAGCGAGTTCGGTAATCTGCCCTCCAATCGTTCCAGCACATCTTCTTGGGGCGAGGAGCCCACTCTTTCCAACATGGACATATCCACCGGTCACATGGTACTT AGTTACATGGAAGATCACCTGAAGAATAAGGATCGTCTTGATCAAGAATGGGCGGCGTTGTGCGCTTATGAGGCCGATCCATCGTCGACGGAGATCGCGGAGAGCGAGGCGAACGCTAAACAGAATCGTCCCGGCGCGGCACTTCCCTACGATCACTCCCGGGTAGTCCTGAACGATCTTACGAACGCCAATAATTCTGATTACATCAACGCTTCCACGATC ACGGATCACGACCCCCGGAACCCGGCTTACATAACCACACAGGGACCGCTGCCGCAGTCCACGGCTGATTTCTGGCAATTGGTTTGGGAACAAGGCAGCGTGGTGATTGTGATGTTGACACGGCTCACCGAGGAGGGCCGCGCCATGTGCCACCGTTACTGGCCCGAGGAGGGATCCGAGCTCTACCACATCTACGAGGTGCATCTGGTGTCGGAGCACTTCTGGTGCGACGATTATCTGGTGCGCTCCTTCTATCTGAAAAATCTGCGCACTTGCGAGACTCGCACTGTCACGCAATTCCATTTCCTATCCTGGCCAGAGAACAGCGTTCCATACTCCACGAAGGCACTGCTCGAGTTCCGCAG AAAAGTTAACAAATCGTACCGCGGAAGGTCATGTCCGATAGTCGTGCATTGCAG TGACGGAGCTGGACGAACCGGTACGTACTGCTTGATCGACATGGTCCTAAATCGGATGACGAAGGGAGCGAAAGAGATCGACATCGCCGCCACTCTTGAGCACATTAGAGATCAGAGGCCCAACATGGTCGCTACAAAACAGCAATTCGAGTTTGTCCTGATGGCGGTGGCGGAAGAGGTGCACGCGATCCTCAAGGCTTTGCCCATACCGTCGAATGAGAAATCCGCCGCGACTACTAGCGCAGCAAGCGGTTCTTCGCCACCCACGAAATCAGAGCAGTGA
- the IA-2 gene encoding receptor-type tyrosine-protein phosphatase N2 isoform X1, whose translation MGRKRWWRGGLVELLVVLRILHHAVVLADGDVGCLFSDNVCDPQTENCFNDLAFGKCISRYRDLENDDLYQYNLDVGELELLRLQLEKLESDGYKWKHPFTQCIMQTSLRNLRYGQNDIYDLRLCEYLKESHLDEQNDPINEVIPVAILKISNNENPESNLADALYRAADVENNMLPTFYDEQRLLPFNQESIEPVYRLESTNWRGDKSDRVSINDERYEDEYRKSLNDVGEQIYPPRTRRYSFVDRYGNGDVEDTLADARLPEDNDENLYDAQLLSADALQFLPDEKSTDYTLLKPFPDDEKDEREYEREFSRKYKHRKKQPRLEFLNGDASTRVDGANGMMIKHNDEDLDYEDGGTDEAALEEIEGSETDGSDASKTSSMYTEGGIEQSLEHKAAPDAVGTSYDEMFDDDDLDALLWQRELAGFKRRERLDVKKPGPPFSTNNYAFKTQSPSAPVDKDYAGADDEDNNEVYAPFTKKELRSNSHKASHEPPTTYKNVDLDYVYIEFEQEFHKWEQGAHVVTKIEEFLGLQPGTLRDIRVGRAEVTFKVSQNDKNLNATDVVSSIDDIRGKLRNSLGFQVLRAGIGNKAKLPASLEVGEGGVSSTLFGALVAAGVAAATAAAVVTLIIARRHAKCRAKLAGLTTPDPEASKDYQDLCRARMQAKQPNEKVESPRITSLSRESEFGNLPSNRSSTSSWGEEPTLSNMDISTGHMVLSYMEDHLKNKDRLDQEWAALCAYEADPSSTEIAESEANAKQNRPGAALPYDHSRVVLNDLTNANNSDYINASTITDHDPRNPAYITTQGPLPQSTADFWQLVWEQGSVVIVMLTRLTEEGRAMCHRYWPEEGSELYHIYEVHLVSEHFWCDDYLVRSFYLKNLRTCETRTVTQFHFLSWPENSVPYSTKALLEFRRKVNKSYRGRSCPIVVHCSDGAGRTGTYCLIDMVLNRMTKGAKEIDIAATLEHIRDQRPNMVATKQQFEFVLMAVAEEVHAILKALPIPSNEKSAATTSAASGSSPPTKSEQ comes from the exons ATGGGCCGTAAACGGTGGTGGCGAGGTGGCTTGGTGGAGCTGCTGGTGGTGCTTCGTATCCTTCATCACGCCGTCGTTCTGGCTGACGGCGATGTTG GATGCCTATTCAGCGATAACGTATGCGATCCACAGACGGAGAACTGCTTCAACg ATCTGGCGTTCGGAAAATGTATATCACGGTACAGGGATTTAGAGAATGACGATTTGTACCA ATATAATCTCGATGTCGGCGAATTGGAGTTGCTGAGACTGCAATTGGAGAAACTGGAGTCCGACGGATACAAATGGAAGCATCCATTTACACAATGTATAATGCAAACCTCGTTACGTAATCTCCGATATGG GCAAAACGATATCTATGATCTTCGTCTCTGCGAATATTTGAAGGAATCGCATCTCGACGAGCAGAACGATCCCATTAACGAG gtgaTTCCAGTCGCTATACTAAAAATATCCAACAATGAAAATCCGGAGAGTAATTTGGCCGACGCTCTATATCGCGCCGCGGACGTCGAGAATAA catgTTACCGACTTTCTACGACGAACAACGACTGCTGCCGTTCAATCAGGAATCCATCGAACCTGTTTATAGACTTGAATCCACAAATTGGCGTGGCGACAAAAGCGACCGAGTTTCGATCAACGACGAGAGATACGAGGACGAGTACAGAAAATCGCTGAACGATGTGGGCGAGCAAATATATCCGCCGAGAACGCGCCGGTATAGTTTTGTCGATAGATACGGAAACGGCGACGTCGAGGACACTTTGGCGGACGCAAGATTGCCCGAGGACAACGACGAAAATCTTTACGACGCGCAGCTTTTGTCCGCCGACGCGCTTCAATTCCTGCCGGATGAGAAATCGACAGATTACACACTATTGAAGCCTTTTCCCGACGACGAGAAAGATGAGCGGGAATACGAGAGGGAGTTTTCCAGGAAGTACAAGCACCGAAAGAAACAACCGCGTTTGGAGTTTCTCAACGGCGACGCGTCGACGAGGGTGGACGGCGCAAACGGGATGATGATCAAGCATAACGACGAGGATCTCGATTATGAGGACGGCGGAACCGATGAAGCAGCTTTGGAGGAGATCGAGGGATCCGAAACGGATGGTTCGGATGCCTCGAAGACGAGCAGCATGTACACCGAGGGAGGAATCGAGCAATCTTTGGAGCACAAAGCTGCACCCGATGCGGTTG GAACTTCGTATGACGAGATGTTCGACGACGATGACTTGGACGCGCTTTTATGGCAGCGAGAACTAGCGGGGTTTAAACGTAGAGAACGTCTGGACGTCAAGAAACCTGGGCCGCCATTCTCGACGAATAATTACGCGTTTAAAACTCAATCTCCGTCCG ctcCCGTCGACAAAGATTATGCCGGGGCAGACGACGAGGAC AATAATGAAGTATACGCGCCGTTCACAAAGAAGGAGCTACGCAGTAACTCGCACAAAGCCAGCCACGAACCACCGACAACTTACAAGAACGTTGACCTGGATTACGTCTACATTGAGTTTGAACAGGAATTTCACAAGTGGGAACAAGGAGCGCATGTAGTTACCAAG ATCGAGGAATTCTTAGGATTGCAACCGGGTACTTTGAGAGACATACGAGTGGGCCGCGCGGAGGTTACTTTCAAAGTCAGTCAGAACGACAAGAACTTAAATGCTACTGACGTCGTCAGCAGCATCG atgACATACGTGGCAAATTACGCAATTCGCTGGGATTCCAAGTCCTTCGAGCCGGTATAGGCAACAAG GCTAAATTACCAGCCAGCCTGGAAGTAGGCGAGGGCGGAGTGAGTTCTACTTTGTTCGGAGCGCTGGTGGCCGCCGGAGTCGCGGCTGCGACCGCGGCCGCGGTGGTTACGCTGATAATCGCGCGTCGCCACGCTAAATGTCGCGCGAAGCTCGCCGGGCTGACCACCCCAGACCCGGAGGCGTCCAAGGACTATCAGGATCTGTGCAGGGCAAGGATGCAAGCAAAGCAGCCGAACGAGAAGGTGGAATCGCCGCGCATCACGAGTCTATCACGCGAGAGCGAGTTCGGTAATCTGCCCTCCAATCGTTCCAGCACATCTTCTTGGGGCGAGGAGCCCACTCTTTCCAACATGGACATATCCACCGGTCACATGGTACTT AGTTACATGGAAGATCACCTGAAGAATAAGGATCGTCTTGATCAAGAATGGGCGGCGTTGTGCGCTTATGAGGCCGATCCATCGTCGACGGAGATCGCGGAGAGCGAGGCGAACGCTAAACAGAATCGTCCCGGCGCGGCACTTCCCTACGATCACTCCCGGGTAGTCCTGAACGATCTTACGAACGCCAATAATTCTGATTACATCAACGCTTCCACGATC ACGGATCACGACCCCCGGAACCCGGCTTACATAACCACACAGGGACCGCTGCCGCAGTCCACGGCTGATTTCTGGCAATTGGTTTGGGAACAAGGCAGCGTGGTGATTGTGATGTTGACACGGCTCACCGAGGAGGGCCGCGCCATGTGCCACCGTTACTGGCCCGAGGAGGGATCCGAGCTCTACCACATCTACGAGGTGCATCTGGTGTCGGAGCACTTCTGGTGCGACGATTATCTGGTGCGCTCCTTCTATCTGAAAAATCTGCGCACTTGCGAGACTCGCACTGTCACGCAATTCCATTTCCTATCCTGGCCAGAGAACAGCGTTCCATACTCCACGAAGGCACTGCTCGAGTTCCGCAG AAAAGTTAACAAATCGTACCGCGGAAGGTCATGTCCGATAGTCGTGCATTGCAG TGACGGAGCTGGACGAACCGGTACGTACTGCTTGATCGACATGGTCCTAAATCGGATGACGAAGGGAGCGAAAGAGATCGACATCGCCGCCACTCTTGAGCACATTAGAGATCAGAGGCCCAACATGGTCGCTACAAAACAGCAATTCGAGTTTGTCCTGATGGCGGTGGCGGAAGAGGTGCACGCGATCCTCAAGGCTTTGCCCATACCGTCGAATGAGAAATCCGCCGCGACTACTAGCGCAGCAAGCGGTTCTTCGCCACCCACGAAATCAGAGCAGTGA
- the RpL27 gene encoding large ribosomal subunit protein eL27 produces MVKIMKNGKVVLILSGRYAGRKAIVMRNYDDGTTEKQYGHALVAGIDRYPRKVHKRMGKGKLHKRSKIKPFVKILNYNHLMPTRYTVDLQLDKIAPKDLKDPMKRKKVRFQTRVKFEERYKNGKNKWFFQKLRF; encoded by the exons ATGGTGAAGATTATGAAAAATGGGAAAGTCGTGCTGATCCTTAGTGGTCGGTACGCGGGGAGAAAAGCCATCGTGATGCGCAACTATGACGATGGAACCACAGAAAAACAATATGGACATGCTTTGGTGGCAGGCATTGATCGGTATCCACGCAAAGTCCACAAAAGGATGGGGAAGGGAAAGTTGCATAAACGTTCCAAGATCAAACCTTTTGTTAAG attcTAAATTACAATCATTTAATGCCAACGAGATACACGGTAGATTTACAATTGGACAAAATAGCCCCTAAAGATCTCAAAGACCCAATGAAGCGCAAGAAGGTTCGTTTCCAGACGCGCGTCAAATTTGAGGAGAG GtataaaaatggtaaaaacAAATGGTTTTTCCAGAAGTTAAGATTCTAA
- the LOC105678593 gene encoding uncharacterized protein yields the protein MAVFLQFDCLTHNETAREAMENYIGVLQKAFDLHRNLWENYVKLQEKYEKRDVHLSPETDKLCREEEKELASQKQLNNYAIAQETDRPFSKLDTWNMSLNSDEETSFSSPSKSLHKITTNFSPPRSPVFSRTYQKTGGTSARKLNLRSFKAAASVHNNSSSDMKPHHSTKETTSTKCPKLEISTSHHVETTILSGGKKLKQSRLVFNPTRCNEKKVSLPYANKPASILPKTEKDSISNISVEKAILTSKNNVVSTNETIEDVIEISPTQRSVTSKVRHLKLKRKAPIKQATKCSPRKNNPSAVPEIIIDFAPCALPKYTSTQVKDDKENRKIKPTVNILENKVNTSDFASVKVHSESQVLINVKSIKTERESQSEINKAQNITQNTNNFANEDETFYLPAEQAANTNNRDDINLHDTENKPPVTKILLNKDIKRRKKDIPEQLNMRCKADRAKLSGWDCWECKQYYQNLSLSEEELQKRKNQCSRHRHRYDRPNTPEGFWDPEFPETLSSTYRQNQN from the exons ATGGcagtatttttgcaatttgatTGTCTTACACATAATGAAACTGCGAGAGAAGCAATGGAAAACTACATCGGAGTTTTGCAAAAAGCATTCGACCTTCATCGAA atttatgggaaaattatgtgaaattacaagaaaaatatgaaaagcgTGACGT ACATCTTTCACCCGAGACTGATAAACTTTGTagagaggaagaaaaggaACTAGCATCGCAAAAACAGTTGAATAACTACGCTATTGCACAAGAAACTGATAGACCATTTTCGAAATTAGATACATGGAATATGAGTCTTAATTCTGATGAGGAAACTAGTTTTTCAAGTCCAAGCAAATCGCTACACAAAATTACCACTAATTTTAGTCCACCGAGGAGTCCAGTATTCTCTAGAACATATCAAAAGACTGGCGGCACTTCTGCAAGAAAACTCAATCTCCGATCATTTAAAGCAGCAGCGTCAGTACATAACAATTCATCATCCGACATGAAGCCACATCACAGCACTAAAGAAACCACTTCTACAAAGTGTCCGAAATTAGAGATTAGCACATCACATCATGTGGAAACCACAATTCTGTCAGGTGGCAAGAAACTGAAGCAATCTCGACTTGTGTTTAATCCAACAAGATGCAACGAAAAGAAGGTATCATTGCCATATGCAAACAAACCAGCTAGCATATTGCCAAAAACAGAAAAGGATTCCATAAGTAATATTTCTGTAGAAAAAGCAATTCTTACTTCGAAAAATAATGTGGTAAGCACCAACGAAACTATTGAGGATGTGATAGAGATCAGTCCTACACAAAGAAGTGTTACATCTAAAGTtagacatttaaaattaaagaggAAAGCTCCTATAAAGCAAGCGACAAAATGTTCTCCAAGGAAAAATAATCCCAGTGCTGTACCTGAGATAATCATAGATTTTGCACCATGTGCTTTGCCTAAATATACTTCTACACAAGTGAAAGATGATAAGGAGAATAGGAAGATAAAACCTACagttaatatattagaaaataaagtcAATACAAGTGATTTTGCATCAGTAAAAGTGCACAGTGAATCACAAGTTCTAATAAATGTGAAATCTATCAAAACTGAAAGAGAAAGTcaatcagaaataaataaagcgcAAAATATTACTCAAaacacaaataattttgcaaatgaagatgaaactttttatttacctgCGGAGCAAGCTGCAAACACAAATAACAGGGATGACATCAATTTGCACGATACAGAGAATAAACCACCTGTGACGAAAATATTACTGAACAAAgacat aaagagaaggaaaaaagatATCCCAGAGCAACTTAACATGCGATGCAAAGCTGACAGAGCAAAACTAAGTGGCTGGGATTGCTGGGAATGCAAAcaa TATTATCAGAATTTGTCATTGTCGGAAGAAGAATTACAAAAACGGAAAAATCAATGCTCGCGTCATCGACACAGATACGACAGACCAAATACACCAGAag GTTTTTGGGATCCAGAATTTCCTGAGACATTATCATCCACTTATCggcaaaatcaaaattga